In the Sarcophilus harrisii chromosome 3, mSarHar1.11, whole genome shotgun sequence genome, one interval contains:
- the LOC100915596 gene encoding NACHT, LRR and PYD domains-containing protein 10 → MGITPRNILMNILEDLIEEELKKFKFQLEDPPLKDFGPLPRSQLHSAQPVDLAELLIRHYGVNYAVEVTKAVLEIINQRDLVEKLEQAIEKGVKSPKTEDSDKDDQGPEDPSKKPQKEDPVSQPLGEAVIDGTDTENFPISERKDYRDIYLAYMRKKLRNMDKEEAFFKPSQRYLQVQLESLSQYNSNSISLETLFDFDINTPHDLQTVVLQGPAGIGKSTLARKVVQDWAAGILYTGRFDYVFYISCQEVSLLRENSVDHLITVLCGNNNAPITDILRQPQKLLFVLDDLDELQFLSAEQSSDFHSKVKEKDPVHVLLESLIQKKLLPQSTLLITIRPPTLEKLEPWLVCSHHVQVLGFFQEQKKEYFSLYFMDDDLAKKAFDFVQTNKAISDECHAPLICWIICCWMKQRLKLGKSPTKDLKNRTDIYMAYISTFLPTGKNLSRPTQHAVLRGLCSLATEGMQRQKILFTEGDLKRHSLDGVDVSSVLNVNGSQARLSGTLMYSFRHLSFQEFFNAMFYLLEEISDRERQNLKGLIEKQETSGTVQFLHGLLEKENEKNLELKFNIRISLPLKKEVMILTKRMNEMKITMTKNYRNLKEKFSKKIVDASVTTNF, encoded by the exons ATGGGGATCACTCCAAGAAATATTCTGATGAACATCCTTGAGGATCTTATTGAAGAAGAACTCAAgaagttcaaattccagctagAAGACCCTCCCTTGAAAGATTTTGGTCCTCTGCCCCGGAGTCAGCTACATTCTGCCCAGCCTGTGGATTTGGCAGAATTACTGATCAGGCACTATGGGGTAAACTACGCAGTAGAAGTGACCAAGGCAGTTCTTGAAATCATAAACCAACGAGATCTGGTTGAAAAGCTGGAGCAAGCCATTGAGAAAG GTGTAAAATCCCCCAAAACAGAAGATTCTGACAAGGATGATCAGGGACCAGAGGATCCCAGCAAAAAGCCACAAAAAGAAGACCCAGTTTCACAACCTCTTGGAGAAGCAGTAATTGATG GTACAGACACAGAGAACTTTCctatttcagaaagaaaag ATTACAGAGACATCTACCTAGCTTACATGAGAAAAAAACTGCGGAATATGGATAAAGAAGAAGCTTTCTTCAAGCCAAGTCAAAGGTACCTCCAGGTTCAATTGGAATCTCTAAGTCAATACAATTCAAATAGCATCAGTCTTGAAActctatttgattttgatataAATACACCCCATGATCTTCAAACTGTAGTGTTACAGGGGCCTGCAGGCATTGGAAAGTCCACCCTTGCTAGGAAGGTCGTTCAGGACTGGGCAGCTGGCATCCTGTACACTGGCAGGTTTGACTATGTCTTCTACATTAGTTGCCAAGAGGTGAGCCTTCTGAGAGAAAACAGTGTGGATCATCTTATCACCGTGTTGTGTGGGAACAACAATGCTCCCATTACTGACATTCTCAGGCAACCACAAAAGCTCCTATTTGTTCTGGATGACCTTGATGAGCTACAGTTCCTTTCTGCTGAACAAAGTTCTGATTTCCATTCTAAAGTCAAGGAAAAAGATCCTGTGCATGTTCTCCTGGAAAGTTTAATCCAAAAGAAGCTGCTACCACAGTCAACCCTGCTCATCACGATCAGGCCACCAACTCTGGAGAAATTAGAGCCTTGGCTGGTGTGTTCACACCATGTCCAGGTACTAGGCTTCTTCCAGGAgcagaagaaagaatatttttctttatatttcatggATGATGATCTGGCAAAGAAGGCCTTTGATTTTGTGCAGACAAACAAGGCTATCTCTGATGAGTGCCATGCCCCGCTAATATGCTGGATCATCTGCTGCTGGATGAAACAAAGGCTGAAACTAGGCAAGTCTCCCACCAAGGACCTCAAAAACAGGACTGATATCTATATGGCTTATATTTCCACTTTTCTGCCAACTGGAAAAAATTTATCCAGGCCCACTCAGCATGCTGTCCTGCGAGGCTTGTGCTCTTTGGCCACAGAAGGCATGCAGAGGCAGAAGATCCTGTTTACAGAGGGAGACTTGAAGAGACACAGCTTGGATGGAGTGGATGTCTCCTCAGTCCTGAATGTGAATGGTTCCCAAGCAAGGCTCAGTGGCACACTAATGTACAGTTTCAGACATCTTAGCTTCCAAGAATTCTTCAATGCCATGTTCTACCTGCTGGAAGAGATTTCTGACAGGGAAAGACAAAATCTGAAGGGGTTAATAGAGAAACAGGAGACGTCAGGAACTGTGCAGTTTCTCCATGGGCTcctagagaaagagaatgaaaagaatctGGAGTTAAAGTTCAACATCCGAATCTCACTGCCACTAAAAAAGGAGGTGATGATCTTAacaaagagaatgaatgaaatgaaaattacaatgaccaagaactatagaaatttaaaagagaaattttctaagaaaatagTTGATGCTTCTGTTACCACCAATTTCTGA